The genomic segment TCAAGCTGGCTGGGCCTCTGAATCGATGCGGCCAGCACGGCGGACTCGGCAGGGGTGAGTTCCTCAAGCGGCTTGTTGAAGTATGCCTTTGCAGCCGCAGCAACGCCATAAGAGTTACGGCCAAAGTAAATGGTGTTCAAGTAGGCACTCAACACCTCTTCCTTTGACCATTCATTAGCCATCTTTGCGGAGAACACCAGCTCCTTCAACTTACGTGTGTACGAACGCTCATCGCCGACCACGGCGTTCTTCACGTACTGCTGCGTAATGGTGGAGCCACCACCAGCCGTGGAATCGCCGGTCAGCTGGCCCAGCGCTGCACGCGCAAAACCAGACAGGGAGAAACCACGGTTGGTGTAAAACTCACGGTCCTCCGCCGCAACCACCGCAGACTGCAGCGACGGCGGGATTTGGTCAATATTGACCTGAACGCGGTTCCCCTCAGGGGGCACGATGCGTGCAATCTCTGTGCTGCCATCAGCAGCGTAGATATTAGAGACCTGTTTGCTCACCAGCTGATCCGGTTCTGGAACATCGACCAACACGTAGGCGGTCATGAAACCAAGAATTGGGGCAATCACAAAGAGGATGATCACCCCAATGACGGAGCGCTTAATCCACTTACGCGCTGATGACTTCGGGGGCTTCTTAGACTTAGCCTTGGGCTTAGTCCCCGGACGTGGCCGCGACTGCGACACTTTGCGCGCGCCACTGGCGGTGCGCGCTGGGCGTGCTCCGCGTGCGCCACCCGCACCAGTGCGTTTTCCTGGGCCTTTTCCTGATGTCACCTAATTTTCCACTCCATTAGCTAACGAGCTGCTCTACAGCAGCTACAGTCCTGCGCTTCTCGCAGTGGGAAATCTGCGGAAGGCCGCCGATGCTACCACTGGCGTCACGATTCAGCGACAGCCAGTTGGAGAACCAGTCAGACAGCCAATCACAGCCCACCATGACCCGCGCATTACTACTTAGGTCATTACTCAACAGTTTAGAGCCTTTACCCGACCAAAGCCCCTTCGACAGCGCTGCAGCCCCTGCAGCAGCACCCCGCATCTAGTCAATGATCATACCGTTAGCAGGGAAAATAAAGCGACCCTCATCGCCTCAACTGTGTCTCAAATTTATAAAAATGAACATCGAATGTTCCCCCGTATGAACATCGTGAAAGCGTTGCACACTATGCAGAACTCTAGGCAGACTCACCCACCGCCTCTCGCGCCATCAGAATATGGTTCCAGCGACATTTGGGGCACACCTCAACCGTATGCACAGTAAACGTGAGACCGCGTTGGACAAATGCCACAATTTCGTCTTCGTTCCGAGCAGTCCCTGACATGCGACCGAGTTCATCGCCAAACACCCACAGCACTTCTCGCAGCTTCGGGCTTTCGCAGATAGGGCAAAGGCGCCCCACCTGCTGTCCATGAAAATTAGCTGCGGTGACCAGCAGAAAATCAGCGTCGCAGACCGTGTCACGCGTAATGGCACCCTGTCGCCACTGCACAAGAAGCTGCCTGCGGGCTAGCCTATGGCTCACTTCGCCGCGATAAACAACCATTCCGCAAGTGTAGCCGTGTCCGGTGTCGCGTCACTGCCGTTGGACACGCACCGCTTATCGACGCCCAGCACGCCCTTCATCACAATCAGCCCAAGAAAGCATCAACTACAGCTTTTGACATAGATGGGCTGCATGTATGCACACACGCAGCTACACAACCATTAACGCGGATGTGCCGATACCTGCATATACGTGGAAGAGTTTATTGTCCACAACTAAATATCACGACAAACAGTTTTGTTAGCAATAAGAAAAAAGCTTAGAATAACTAAGGTTTTTATAAGAATGCTTTAGGCGTGCACACGGTTACAGTGACCGGATTTTCTACCCCCATTAGCTACCCCCGTTTTTCGATGCCGCAGCCATCGTTGCAAGGCAAATTGTGAGCTAACTCACACGTTCGCAATCGGTTCAGAAAACTAACACTCGCTGCGGAAATCGCGCCTGCCTGCGCCTTTCATGAAAGAATCTTCATCGAAGGGGGACTTTTTCCCAGAATTATTGAATTGTCTACAATTTTACATTGACATAAAGCTGTCAAGGCACCTAAATCATTTATGATCCTAGTTTCTACCATCAACCAAATATGACTACGATAATGGCCATGACCGCCGCTACACCTGAATCAGTTGCCGCGCAGATCCGTCCTGCTCTGACTCAACTTTATGTGATGTATTTCCGAATGGCAGAGCAGTCCGATCTGACCGGCCCGCAACTAACTATTATGACCCGGCTGAATAACCTGGGCGCTGCACGCATCAGTGAAATTGCACGACTGGAGGGCATCCGCATGCCCACCGCCTCTAACGCACTCCACCAACTGGAGCAGCGTGGCATGGTCGAACGCATTCGGGACACTGAAGACCGCCGAGGCGTTCGTGTGACTCTCACCCCACTGGGAAAGAAGGAACTAGAACGCGTCGGTGACGAGCGCACGAAGCACCTGGCAGATATGTTGAGCAGCTTGCCGCCAGAGCACCTGGAAATAGCAGCCGATATCGCCCCGATAATCGAGCAATTGGCCGAATCCTACACCGAACGGATGCTGGCTAAGCGCAGCTAACATTCCTTTGTCCAACACCCCAGGACTACAGCCTTTAAGGCCAAACCAATCTCGCCTTAAAGGAAATGTATGCCACTGGGGCTTTATTCTTTTTGCCACAATACTTGCTCGGCGACAGTCACACGCTTTCTGCTGGCAAAAATGCTATCAGGCAGAGTCGGACATGAGATTTCCTTTGCTGTGGCTTAACGTTTCCACATTAAAACCTAGGCACTACCAGTACTTTTGTTCCCCTTCAAAATGGCTTTGAACACATATTTTTGTTCCCTCAGACTGGATTGACCACCAGATTCGGACGATTCAGTTAGTACCAGTGGAGAAACTGGTACTAGTTAGGAAACATCAGATGTGCTTAGGAACGAGGTTCTTTTTCAGCATCAGCCACAGCACCCCTGGGGTCAGGCATCGCGTGTAGCACTGTAAGGCGACGGTGGGGGAAGATATACCCATGGCCGATAGTCACCCCGAGAACACTGACTCGCTATCACGCATGGATCCACATGCGGAGTTTGATCCGTTGTTTCGCCTTGAGCGCAACCGCACTTCCACCCACAATGCGATTTCCTATGCTGTGGCGGTCCCAGCCATAACTTTCTTGGTTGCCTTTGTCATTGCCATGATTTCCAGGACTATGGGAGGGCCGCTATGCAACGCGGGTGTGTCCACATGGATTTGTTCGCGGACGTTTGAGGTACTGTTTCCGGCCATCCCTGGAGCGGTGGCCCTGGGTGGCACACTTCTGGGTGCATGGATCACGTACCGTGTGTGGGCGCATTACGGACGATGGCGTCCCTGGCTAGCAATATTATGGGTGCTCGTACCCTTCACGCTGCTGTGGATGACGAGCTTTGGCACGATGCTCATTATTGGTCACCGCTAGGCACCGGCATAGTACTGACATAGTGCTGCTCGGTGCCTGACGCCGTGTGGTGAAAGTGGCCTAGCTCGTCGAGTCCAGTACGACTTCAAATTCCAGCAGCTCAGCCTTGATGGCCACTGGTGCCGGCTTCTCCGCTGGGTCACCTTGGTGGGCTTTACGGGCATCACCATCACGCCACGCCACGTAGGATTCTTCGTCCTCCCATTCTGTGAGAACGAAGTATCGTTGTTCGCCAGCAGTGGGGCGGAGAAGTTTGAAACCTTTGAAGCCGGGGGCGTCGTCAACCACATGCTTGCGGGCAGCAAAGCGTTTTTCCAGCTCAGGCCCCTGCCCTTCAGGAACGGTGAGGGCGTTTATTTTGATAATGCTCATGCGGCACAGCTTACTCTGCATGCAGGTTAGCGTGAATGATATTTAAACACTCGGGGTTGCCACAGTAGCGAGTTTCGGGGTTGTCATAGCAGTCGGGACACATGAGTCGGAGTTCCCGGCAGTCCTCATTGCCACAGTGCTCGAATTTGTTACTGGGGGCTCCACAGTGAATACAGTGCCCAAGTTCTTTCGCGTCGGTGCCAAATTCCATGTGCATGCGACGGTCGAAAACGTAGAGTGACCCTTCCCATAGGCCCTTGTTGCCGTATTTTTCGCCGTAACGGACGATACCGCCATCGATCTGATAGATCTCGTTGAAGCCTCGGTTTTTCATCAGGGCAGAGAGGATTTCGCAGCGGATACCTCCAGTGCAATAGGTGATTACCGGCTTATCTTTCAGGTCGTCGTATTTGCCTGATTCGATTTCCTGAATGAAGTCGTGCGTGGTGTTTACATCAGGGACAATGGCGCCTCGGAAGCGCCCAATCTCGGCTTCCATGGCATTGCGTCCGTCGAAAAACACAACATCATCGCCGCGTTCTTCGACGAGCTTGTTTACTTCCTCCGGTGTGAGGTGCACGCCACCGCCAACAACGCCGTGAGCATCAACTTCCAGTTCATCGGCGGCACCGAATGCGACGATCTCATCCCGAACCTTCACGCTCAGTCGTGGGAAGTCGTCCGCGCCCCCTTCGGACCATTTAAATTCCATACCTTTAAAGCCCGGATATTCTTTGGTCACACGAGCATAGCGTTTACAGGCTGCAATGTCACCGCCAACTGTGCCATTGATCCCATGCTTAGAGATGAGGATTCGGCCGGTGAGGCCCAGTGATTCACACAGCGCGCGTTGCCACAGCATCACGGCCGTTGGATCAGCGATGGGCGTGAACTTGTAGTAAAGAAGAATCTTGCTGATAGCCACAGATATCAAGCCTAGTACGCAGTGACCAACCGCGGGCAGCCGCGTTTGGTGAATTACCACTCCCCACATACATAAAATAGGATAGGCTTGCCTTTATGTCTGTACGAAACACGCTGTACCATGCCACAGTCAAGGGTATGCGTAAGCTTTCCAGCGCACGCATGGACTTGCCCGACGTCGATATGAAAACCGACCTGGTACGTGCGCGCGTCGTCAGCAATCAGGAGCTGGCCCCACAGCTGCGACGCCTCACCCTGACAGCACCGGAGTTTGCCTCTGTGACATTAACCGGAGCCGATGAGTATGTCGGATTGCTGATGCCGCGCCAAGGAAAGCTCACCATGCCCGATCCGACCATTGCCAACATTCGTGCGGCCGTGAAAGAGATACCCGAAGACAACCGACCGTATTTACGCTGGTACACGATCCGGGAGTTACATCGCGACACCGCCGAAGTTGACATAGACATTGTCACTCACGGTGACAGCGGACCTGGTTCCATCTGGGCAGCAGCGGCCGAACCCGGTAGCGACGTCGGCGTGCGGTTCATCGGTGCCTCCCACTATCCACACCAGGGACCCCAACTGTATGTGGCTGACCCCACAGCCATGCCAGCCCTGCGTGCAATCCTCGCCGACATGGATGCCGATACTCGTTCCAAAACCCACGTAATCTGCGTCAGCCATTCCGACGATCTGCTCGAACCAGGTGAACTTCCTGATGTCGCCTCATTCACGCGTATCGATGCCGCCCCAGC from the Corynebacterium durum genome contains:
- a CDS encoding DUF5318 family protein — its product is MVVYRGEVSHRLARRQLLVQWRQGAITRDTVCDADFLLVTAANFHGQQVGRLCPICESPKLREVLWVFGDELGRMSGTARNEDEIVAFVQRGLTFTVHTVEVCPKCRWNHILMAREAVGESA
- a CDS encoding MarR family winged helix-turn-helix transcriptional regulator, which encodes MTAATPESVAAQIRPALTQLYVMYFRMAEQSDLTGPQLTIMTRLNNLGAARISEIARLEGIRMPTASNALHQLEQRGMVERIRDTEDRRGVRVTLTPLGKKELERVGDERTKHLADMLSSLPPEHLEIAADIAPIIEQLAESYTERMLAKRS
- a CDS encoding antibiotic biosynthesis monooxygenase family protein, whose amino-acid sequence is MSIIKINALTVPEGQGPELEKRFAARKHVVDDAPGFKGFKLLRPTAGEQRYFVLTEWEDEESYVAWRDGDARKAHQGDPAEKPAPVAIKAELLEFEVVLDSTS
- a CDS encoding rhodanese-related sulfurtransferase, which encodes MAISKILLYYKFTPIADPTAVMLWQRALCESLGLTGRILISKHGINGTVGGDIAACKRYARVTKEYPGFKGMEFKWSEGGADDFPRLSVKVRDEIVAFGAADELEVDAHGVVGGGVHLTPEEVNKLVEERGDDVVFFDGRNAMEAEIGRFRGAIVPDVNTTHDFIQEIESGKYDDLKDKPVITYCTGGIRCEILSALMKNRGFNEIYQIDGGIVRYGEKYGNKGLWEGSLYVFDRRMHMEFGTDAKELGHCIHCGAPSNKFEHCGNEDCRELRLMCPDCYDNPETRYCGNPECLNIIHANLHAE
- a CDS encoding siderophore-interacting protein translates to MSVRNTLYHATVKGMRKLSSARMDLPDVDMKTDLVRARVVSNQELAPQLRRLTLTAPEFASVTLTGADEYVGLLMPRQGKLTMPDPTIANIRAAVKEIPEDNRPYLRWYTIRELHRDTAEVDIDIVTHGDSGPGSIWAAAAEPGSDVGVRFIGASHYPHQGPQLYVADPTAMPALRAILADMDADTRSKTHVICVSHSDDLLEPGELPDVASFTRIDAAPATAPSALTDVFASPPCDVDSLTYAWLCGESSIATTARRLLVKQGMDKKKIFFSGYWKLGVERS